A single window of Betta splendens chromosome 11, fBetSpl5.4, whole genome shotgun sequence DNA harbors:
- the krit1 gene encoding krev interaction trapped protein 1: MGNEDALEDVFVAVIRPKNQVSLSSKEYRAKGYEILLKEVPLEGKEKKRKKVLLGTKIQAGGDRSKSILDYVDETIRPISSNQAFVGKRVVHMKKFPLDGVNEGKEASLYVVPVSVKDNSKPVHSPGGPSFYCLQDIMRVCSETSAHFCPVTSRMLLALDKWLAEQHAVPHAIPALFRPAAVERVKTNVSNPAYGGEGRPSDDGLHMGYTALEIRSKMMSLEKADMCVLNPLYGSDLQYTNRVDKVIINPYFGLGAPDYSKIQIPKREKWQHGPNCATDDKDRQWVDDFPLHRSALEGDTELLSKLLDSGFSVKQLDSDHWAPIHYACWHGKVEATKLLLEKGNCNPNMLNGQLSSPLHFAARGGHAEIVQLLLQHPEIDRHIEDQQKKSPLQVCEENKQNEYEETAKLLQQASSKPYEKVRIYRMDGSYRSVELKFGNNTTVQQIMEGMRLSQETQQYFTIWICSESLHLQLKPYHKPLQHLRIWTEIVTDLTVLDPQRETPQLFLRRDVRLPLEVEKKVDDPLAILILFDEARHCLLKGFFPAPDSKLITLASLLLQIIYGNYESKKHKQGFLNEENLKSIVPISKVKSKAYHWTNRILHEYKALSTSEGVSKEMHHLQRLFLQNCWDIPTYGAAFFTGQVYTKASASNHKVIRVYVGVNTKGLHLMNMETKVLHISLEYGTFMWQLGHADQYFQIHSGDNKMNFIVHTKQAGLIVKLLMKLSGQMTPNDKAVTDKYAYG, from the exons ATGGGCAACGAGGACGCTCTGGAGGATGTGTTCGTTGCTGTTATTCGCCCAAAGAACCAAGTGAGCCTGAGCTCAAAGGAATACAGGGCCAAAGGCTATGAG ATCCTGTTGAAAGAAGTGCCTTTGGAGGgaaaggagaagaaaagaaagaaggttCTGCTGGGGACAAAGATCCAAGCGGGAGGAGACCGATCCAAATCCATACTGGATTACGTTGATGAAACAATCAGACCCATCTCCAGTAATCAAGCATTTGTAG GAAAGCGTGTGGTGCATATGAAGAAATTCCCTCTCGATGGAGTCAATGAAGGAAAAGAGGCCTCACTTTATGTTGTGCCCGTCAGTGTTAAAG ACAACAGCAAACCTGTCCACAGCCCCGGGGGCCCCAGCTTCTACTGCCTCCAGGACATCATGCGGGTGTGCAGCGAGACCAGCGCTCACTTCTGCCCCGTCACCTCCAGGATGCTCCTGGCGCTGGACAA gTGGTTGGCCGAGCAGCACGCCGTGCCCCACGCCATCCCCGCCCTGTTCCGGCCCGCGGCCGTGGAGCGGGTGAAGACCAACGTCAGCAACCCGGCCTACGGCGGCGAGGGCAGGCCGAGCGACGACGGCCTGCACATGGGCTACACGGCGCTGGAGATCAGGAGCAAGATGATGTCGCTGGAGAAGGCGGACATGTGCGTCCTCAACCCGCTCTACGGCTCCGATCTGCAGTACACCAACCGG GTAGACAAAGTTATCATCAACCCGTACTTTGGGCTCGGAGCGCCGGACTACTCCAAGATCCAGATTCCCAAGAGGGAAAAGTGGCAGCATGGTCCCAACTGTGCGACCGATGACAA GGACCGCCAGTGGGTGGATGACTTCCCCCTCCACCGCAGCGCCTTGGAAGGGGACACGGAGCTGCTCTCCAAGCTCCTGGACAGCGGCTTCTCAGTCAAGCAGCTGGACAGTGACCACTGGGCTCCCATTCACTACGCCTGCTG GCACGGCAAGGTCGAGGccaccaagctgctgctggagaagggGAACTGTAACCCGAACATGCTGAACGGCCAGCTCAGCTCCCCGCTGCACTTTGCAGCCAGAGGAGGCCACGCCGAGatcgtgcagctgctgctgcagcacccaGAGATTGACCGG CATATTGAAGACCAGCAGAAGAAATCCCCCTTGCAAGTGTGTGAGGAGAACAAACAGAACGAATATGAGGAGACGGCGAAGCTACTGCAGCAGGCCAGCAGCAAACCT TATGAGAAGGTGCGTATCTACCGCATGGACGGCTCCTACCGCTCCGTGGAGCTGAAGTTCGGCAACAACACCACGGTGCAGCAGATCATGGAGGGCATGCGTCTCTCCCAGGAAACCCAGCAGTACTTCACCATCTGGATCTGCTCCGAGAGCCTCC acctgcagctgaagccgtATCATAAGCCTCTGCAGCACCTGCGCATCTGGACGGAGATCGTGACGGACCTGACGGTGCTGGACCCTCAGAGGGAAACGCCTCAGCTCTTCCTTCGCAGGGATGTCCGGCTGCCTCTCGAGGTTGAGAAGAAG GTGGACGACCCGCTGGCCATCCTCATCCTGTTCGACGAGGCGCGCCACTGCCTCCTGAAGGGCTTCTTCCCTGCTCCAGACAGCAAGCTGATCACACTGgccagcctcctcctgcagatcATCTACGGCAACTACGAGAGCAAGAAACACAAGCAAGGATTCCTCAA TGAGGAAAATCTGAAGTCGATTGTGCCGATCTCCAAAGTGAAGAGCAAAGCATACCACTGGACCAACAGGATTCTCCACGAATACAAA gccctgagcaccagtgAGGGAGTGAGTAaagagatgcaccacctgcagcGTCTCTTCCTGCAGAACTGCTGGGACATCCCGACCTACGGGGCAGCCTTCTTCACGGGCCAGGTCTACACCAAGGCCAGCGCCAGCAACCACAAAGTGATCCGTGTCTATGTCGGGGTCAACACAAAGGGGCTGCACCTCATGAACATGGAGACCAAG GTCTTGCACATCAGCTTAGAATATGGCACTTTCATGTGGCAGCTTGGACACGCTGACCAGTACTTCCAGATACACAGTGGTGACAACAAAATGAACTTCATTGTGCACACAAAACAG GCTGGCCTTATTGTGAAGCTTTTAATGAAGCTAAGTGGACAGATGACACCAAACGACAAAGCTGTTACAGACAAATACGCCTATGGTTAA
- the LOC114866236 gene encoding lanosterol 14-alpha demethylase, with product MSTHLYQLSTKLLGDTIGRMNDNLTSIVLAASAITLALGYVSKVMLKQSSAEKHLKYPPYIPSYIPFLGHAIAFGKSPIEFLENAYEKYGPVFSFTMVGKTFTYLLGSEAASLMFNSKNEDLNAEDVYSRLTTPVFGKGVAYDVPNPIFLEQKKMLKSGLNIAQLKEHVKIIEAETIDYFKRWGDCGERNLFEALSELIILTASSCLHGKEIRSLLNERVAQLYADLDGGFTHMAWLLPGWLPLPSFRKRDRAHREIKNIFTKVIQKRRSSGEPVDDFLQTLIDATYKDGRPLDDNEIAGMLIGLLLAGQHTSSTTSAWMGFFLAKDKALQDRCYAEQKAACGEHLPPLDFDQLKDLNLLERCLKETLRLRPPIMTMMRMARSPQAAAGYTIPVGHQVCVSPTVNHRLRDTWVKRMEFSPERYISDNVAAGEKFAYVPFGAGRHRCIGENFAYVQIKTIWSTLLRMYEFDLVDGYFPTINYTTMIHTPHKPIIRYRRRKP from the exons ATGTCTACGCACCTGTACCAGCTGAGCACTAAACTACTCGGGGACACCATCGGCAGAATGAACGACAACCTGACCTCCATCGTTCTGGCGGCTTCTGCCATCACGCTCGCCCTGGGATACGTTTCTAAAGTGATGCTCAAACAGAGCAGCGCTGAAAAGCATCTG AAGTATCCTCCTTACATTCCCTCCTACATCCCCTTCCTGGGTCATGCCATTGCGTTTGGGAAAAGCCCCATTGAATTTCTGGAAAATGCGTACGAAAAG TACGGACCTGTGTTCAGTTTCACCATGGTGGGGAAGACATTCACATACTTGCTGGGCAGCGAAGCAGCCTCTCTGATGTTCAACAGCAAGAACGAAGACCTGAACGCGGAGGACGTCTACTCCAGACTGACGACTCCTGTGTTTGGCAAAGGCGTAGCCTACGATGTTCCAAACCCC ATCTTTCTAGAGCAGAAGAAGATGCTGAAGAGTGGCCTTAACATCGCACAGCTTAAAGAACATGTCAAGATTATCGAGGCTGAGACCATAGACTACTTTAAGAGATGGGGAGACTGCGGAGAGAGAA ACTTGTTCGAAGCCCTGTCTGAGCTGATCATCCTGAcggccagcagctgcctccacgGGAAGGAGATCCGCAGCCTGCTGAACGAGCGGGTGGCCCAGCTGTACGCCGACCTGGACGGAGGCTTCACCCACATGGCCTGGCTTCTGCCCGGCTGGCTGCCTCTGCCCAGCTTCAG GAAAAGGGACAGAGCTCACAGAGAGATCAAGAACATCTTCACCAAGGTGATTCAGAAGCGCCGCAGCTCTGGGGAGCCCGTGGACGACTTCCTGCAGACCCTCATAGACGCTACATACAA AGATGGACGGCCCCTGGACGATAACGAGATCGCGGGGATGCTGATCGGTCTCCTCCTGGCGGGTCAGCACACGTCCTCCACCACCAGCGCTTGGATGGGTTTCTTCCTGGCCAAAGACAAAGCCCTGCAGGATCGCTGCTACGCCGAGCAGAAGGCGGCGTGCGGGgaacacctccctcctctcgaCTTCGATCAG CTGAAGGACCTGAACCTGTTGGAGCGGTGTCTAAAGGAGACTCTGCGTCTTCGCCCGCCTATCATGACCATGATGAGAATGGCTCGTTCTCCTCAG gctgcagcaggatacACCATCCCTGTTGGTCACCAAGTCTGCGTCTCCCCGACCGTCAACCACCGCCTGCGCGACACGTGGGTGAAGAGGATGGAGTTCAGCCCTGAGCGGTACATCAGTGACAATGTAGCGGCAGGGGAGAAGTTTGCCTATGTGCCCTTTGGAGCAG GCCGTCACCGCTGCATCGGGGAGAACTTTGCCTACGTCCAGATCAAAACCATCTGGTCTACTTTACTGCGCATGTACGAGTTCGACCTGGTGGACGGATATTTCCCCACAATCAACTACACCACAATGATCCACACCCCTCACAAGCCCATCATTAGGtacaggaggaggaaaccgtGA